From Streptomyces chrestomyceticus JCM 4735, one genomic window encodes:
- a CDS encoding response regulator transcription factor, producing MRVVIAEDSVLLREGLTRLLTDRGHDVVAGVGDADALIKVIGELAAEDELPDVVVADVRMPPTHTDEGVRAAVRLRRDHPGLGVLVLSQYVEEQYATELLAGSSHGVGYLLKDRVAEVREFVDAVVRVAEGGTALDPEVVAQLLGRSRKQDVLANLTPREREVLGLMAEGRTNSAIARQLVVSDGAVEKHVSNIFLKLGLSPSDGDHRRVLAVLRYLGS from the coding sequence GTGCGGGTGGTCATCGCCGAGGACTCGGTGCTGCTTCGGGAGGGCCTGACCCGGTTGCTCACCGACCGTGGGCACGACGTCGTGGCGGGGGTGGGTGACGCCGACGCGTTGATCAAGGTCATCGGGGAGCTGGCGGCCGAGGACGAGCTGCCGGACGTGGTGGTGGCGGACGTACGGATGCCGCCGACGCACACGGACGAGGGGGTGCGGGCCGCGGTCCGGCTGCGGCGTGATCACCCGGGGCTGGGGGTGCTGGTGCTGTCGCAGTACGTGGAGGAGCAGTACGCGACCGAATTGCTCGCGGGATCCAGTCACGGCGTCGGCTATCTCCTCAAGGACCGGGTAGCCGAAGTGCGGGAGTTCGTCGACGCGGTGGTCCGGGTCGCCGAGGGGGGCACCGCGCTGGACCCCGAAGTGGTCGCGCAACTGCTCGGCCGCAGCCGTAAGCAGGACGTGCTGGCGAACCTCACGCCACGCGAGCGGGAGGTCCTGGGGCTGATGGCCGAGGGGCGGACGAACTCCGCGATCGCGCGGCAGCTGGTGGTGAGCGACGGTGCGGTGGAGAAGCACGTCAGCAACATCTTCCTCAAGCTGGGACTGTCGCCGAGTGACGGGGATCACCGCCGGGTGCTGGCCGTCCTCAGGTATCTCGGCTCCTGA